The following proteins come from a genomic window of Theileria equi strain WA chromosome 2 map unlocalized gcontig_1105316255037, whole genome shotgun sequence:
- a CDS encoding hypothetical protein (encoded by transcript BEWA_038980A) has product MTTVNLDIGPKKRNETQAGVKGALNSNPILNGYDRYEYVKNLEGTFTLSGLSYGGQKFTLIVTTSIQNVSKVVVYFRQAGDTLLTIRVSTAVRHYYYTNHRVGQPINRIAEFDEFVTVKGKVLNESTNIKEILDSVVKNKRLNYDDLSDGIKEKLWRAAAVIFDLSKTSNRYNSDVTNAEVNVTFSTKIEKKYPKIQHNPTYTPFYIKGIKNTDGGNIDVPGGFPNDGLNEFNVHYKEGDNNHEHPLLITLNVRKEEGGNDQKYISSKYYISKNKTNTWDIRRVSATGIKDDELGEIIKNIENNERLNVELLKKYIQDKLKDLTQDLVIDIDEAAKQSEESGKYRSGDRDIPYKREIYNNYGVVSHADTFISFTIREIKVKGNEFISTELLPPNGTRLSRLKVFYNGNPKDNEPLLIYILYSDLSQKKWICRYSGDKEWFSLGSGDTTPASDMDSERITKLLEKLNIPNVRIDLSKSVGSYQPIGNILYFTVKNGKADTSMIQKYQHARQDGGNFSVKSVVDTTGKILSGISSPHALGSVSAFYSKDDPSLSTPLFVELEKSDENKYLYFHRETQNMWTEKKRDGTAQSGWAAKLGSPELEAEVEELWNLYAPSDTPWDIIWKACLGLFCIAIGGVIFAIVIKKMSGTKV; this is encoded by the coding sequence atgacCACTGTAAACTTGGACATTGGACcaaagaaaaggaatgaAACTCAAGCAGGTGTAAAGGGAGCTCTGAACTCCAATCCAATATTGAATGGATACGATAGATATGAGTATGTCAAAAATCTTGAAGGCACTTTTACATTATCTGGATTATCATATGGTGGACAAAAGTTTACTCTTATAGTTACAACTTCCATCcaaaatgtttcaaaagTAGTGGTCTATTTTAGACAAGCCGGGGATACGCTTTTGACCATACGTGTTAGTACAGCCGTTAGGCATTATTACTACACTAACCATAGGGTTGGCCAACCCATCAATAGAATTGCTGAATTCGATGAATTTGTAACGGTTAAAGGCAAAGTACTCAATGAGTCAACGAATATCAAAGAGATACTAGATAGTGTAGTAAAGAACAAAAGGCTCAACTATGATGATCTATCTGATGGTATAAAGGAAAAACTTTGGAGGGCGGCTGCGGTTATATTTGATCTTTCAAAAACAAGTAATAGGTACAATTCTGACGTCACTAATGCGGAAGTTAATGTAACTTTCTCTACTAAAATAGAAAAGAAATATCCTAAAATCCAGCACAATCCAACTTATACTCCATTTTACATTAAGGGTATAAAGAATACTGATGGTGGGAATATAGATGTGCCTGGTGGTTTTCCAAATGATGGACTAAATGAGTTTAACGTACACTATAAGGAGGGTGACAACAATCACGAACACCCACTTTTGATAACCCTAAATGTAAGAAAAGAGGAAGGTGGGAACGATCAAAAGTACATATCCAGTAAGTATTATATCTccaagaataaaacaaatACATGGGACATTCGTAGAGTTTCAGCAACTGGTATAAAGGACGATGAACTCGGGGAAATAatcaaaaatattgaaaaCAACGAGAGGCTTAATGTTGAACTACTGAAAAAATATATCCAGGATAAGCTCAAGGATCTCACTCAAGACCTGGTTATTGATATAGATGAGGCTGCAAAACAATCTGAGGAATCTGGTAAATATAGGTCCGGTGATAGAGATATTCCCTATAAAAGGGAGATATATAATAATTACGGTGTAGTTTCACATGCTGACACGTTTATTAGCTTTACAATTAGAGAGATTAAAGTTAAGGGTAATGAATTTATTTCTACAGagcttcttcctccaaaTGGTACCAGACTTTCTAGATTAAAAGTTTTTTATAATGGGAATCCAAAAGATAACGAACCACTCCTAATATATATCCTATATAGTGACTTGTCACAGAAGAAATGGATCTGCAGGTACTCTGGCGATAAGGAATGGTTTAGCCTTGGGAGTGGAGATACTACTCCGGCAAGTGACATGGATTCCGAGAGGATAACTAAACTCCTTGAGAAGCTAAATATCCCCAATGTTCGGATAGATCTTTCCAAGTCCGTTGGATCATACCAACCCATTGGTAATATTCTGTATTTTACCGTTAAGAATGGCAAAGCTGATACTTCCATGATTCAGAAATATCAACATGCCAGACAGGATGGTGGAAATTTTAGTGTCAAGAGTGTTGTTGATACTACAGGAAAGATTCTATCTGGTATTTCATCTCCTCATGCTTTAGGTAGTGTATCGGCGTTTTACTCAAAAGACGATCCATCTCTATCAACTCCCCTGTTTGTTGAATTGGAGAAAAGTGatgagaataaatattTGTACTTTCACAGGGAAACTCAAAATATGTGGACTGAGAAGAAGAGGGATGGGACGGCACAATCTGGATGGGCTGCTAAACTTGGGAGCCCTGAACTAGAGGCCGAAGTTGAAGAGTTATGGAATCTTTATGCTCCTAGTGATACTCCATGGGACATTATATGGAAAGCCTGTCTAGGACTATTTTGTATAGCAATTGGAGGAGTTATTTTTGCGATAGTTATAAAGAAAATGTCAGGGACCAAGGTATAA
- a CDS encoding conserved hypothetical protein (encoded by transcript BEWA_038990A), translated as MNIADGASAFAAFCLDVSPGEKVLDMCSSPGGKSIILASQLFRERSTLEGIRDTSSLSTSELVSALKTKLDTSLDESSNTLLVCNEVSSARFKRLVDTIGRFVPQKHISGKHIQFVNYDATSPEKFRRFGKFDKILLDAPCSSERHLIRNGQPWSYKNVKENSKRQLQLLQSAISLLKSGGIILYCTCALDPLENELVIHTILNTLDSVKTLEINYSSVIETLSTRDSEEERNRFKPERRKYGYALMPDKTEYGPLFIAKLQKS; from the exons ATGAATATCGCAGATGGAGCCTCGGCCTTTGCCGCATTTTGCCTGGATGTTTCCCCTGGTGAAAAAGTCTTGGACATGTGCTCTTCACCGGGTGGCAAATCAATCATTCTGGCAAGCCAATTATTCCGTGAACGATCAACCTTGGAGGGAATTAGAGATACCTCAAGCCTGTCTACGAGTGAACTGGTTTCGGCTCTAAAGACAAAGCTGGACACTAGCTTGGACGAAAGTAGCAACACGTTGTTGGTATGCAACGAGGTTTCTTCGGCAAGATTCAAGCGCTTGGTCGACACAATTGGGCGATTTGTACCGCAGAAGCACATTTCCGGGAAGCACATTCAATTTGTAAACTACGATGCCACGTCCCCCGAAAAGTTTAGGAGATTTGGTAAATTTGACAAGATTCTACTCGACGCTCCATGCTCATCCGAGAGGCACTTGATTCGCAACGGGCAGCCTTGGAGCTACAAGAATGTGAAGGAGAATTCAAAGAGACAGCTACAGCTCTTGCAATCCGCAATCAGTCTCTTGAAATCCGGTGGCATTATTCTCTATTGCACGTGTGCACTGGACCCCTTGGAAAACGAATTG GTAATACACACCATCCTCAACACATTAGACTCTGTGAAAACTCTCGAAATCAACTACAGTAGCGTGATAGAGACGCTCTCGACCAGGGACTCGGAGGAGGAAAGGAACCGCTTCAAGCCGGAGAGACGCAAGTATGGCTACGCCCTAATGCCAGACAAGACGGAATATGGGCCTTTATTTATCGcaaaactccaaaagagTTGA
- a CDS encoding hypothetical protein (encoded by transcript BEWA_039000A), with amino-acid sequence MEVFRPSDVVNLEIPQHLGAVDRNFKRSSALNLWNIAVNILPSYAFLLLLFIVRHVSFRGHHTRSLHITLCLILSCLATLMAIVTTANAISRLQVTDFGFLFVFVGGSLYYAKLYHQRADFCKILDKQDVSSYSLMPFFARAFIHSLLSLLVSIAISIVHQTLDVLLGSLANIQGQPYYTTFSSFTWHVNYVLSQIPNSASSSSHWLFQIAKLLPAMTWVIALSEYYIDVMNLESTHMDALIVATIEEFPAHNMSTLDNEILFSRAMYNYSKGISHVLDQNKNKYILSPPSLNVPEDDSNRRRSPMQPFTQIATKSKYLESKKVRYQVNDVVYRMLVASPSKLFTSYVDACIETMNETRVNLHRLMFSSFSTHEHKLGHAFKTREHLHGYHNHRLHNAIQTLVFYLTPSARSHSTHVLNVMLLCIIYLRGITSWLCAANMLGYDRDNVKEVSRDVVFQVLGIHKTISTLNRASIPLYVQNYIDTLNAEINYTLKSLSVFTESLLYSKYNTNFDTYRVLEHLYSGNKGAL; translated from the exons ATGGAGGTCTTCCGTCCGAGTGACGTCGTCAATCTTGAAATACCACAGCATCTTGGCGCTGTCGATCGTAATTTTAAAC GTTCATCTGCGCTAAATCTCTGGAATATCGCCGTAAATATCCTCCCATCGTATGCCTTTCTGTTGCTTTTATTCATAGTTCGTCATGTGTCGTTTAGAG GGCATCACACAAGGTCGCTACACATTACTTTGTGTCTAATTCTCTCGTGTCTCGCCACGCTCATGGCGATTGTGACGACGGCAAACGCCATATCGAGGCTGCAGGTTACGGATTTTGGGTTTCTGTTTGTGTTTGTCGGAGG GTCGCTTTATTACGCCAAATTGTACCACCAAAGGGCTGATTTCTGCAAGATTTTGGACAAGCAGGACGTCTCCTCATACTCTCTGATGCCTTTTTTCGCAAGG GCCTTTATACACTCTCTCTTATCGCTACTCGTCTCCATCGCCATATCAATTGTCCACCAGACTCTTGATGTCCTTCTAGGGTCCCTTGCAAATATACAGGGACAGCCTTACTATACCACATTCTCGAGCTTTACGTGGCATGTAAACTACGTGCTCTCCCAGATTCCAAATTCTGCGAGTTCATCGTCACACTG GTTATTTCAAATTGCAAAGTTGTTGCCTGCAATGACCTGGGTCATTGCTCTCTCCGAGTACTATATAGACGTCATGAACCTCGAGTCCACTCACATG GACGCACTCATTGTGGCAACCATAGAGGAATTCCCCGCTCATAACATGAGCACTCTGGATAATGAG ATCTTGTTCTCCCGGGCAATGTACAATTACAGCAAAGGGATTTCTCACGTTTTGGACCAGAATAAAAACAAGTATATTTTGAGCCCTCCATCTCTCAACGTTCCGGAGGACGATAGCAACCGTCGTAGATCTCCTATGCAGCCATTTACGCAGATTGCTACGAAAAGCAAATATTTGGAATCTAAAAAGGTGCGATATCAGGTCAATGATGTAGTTTATCGCATGTTAGTGGCGTCACCCAGCAAACTATTCACTTCCTACGTTGATGCGTGTATAGAAACAATGAACGAGACCAGAGTGAATCTTCACCGTCTCATGTTTAGCAGTTTCTCTACTCATGAACACAAGTTGGGTCACGCTTTTAAAACCCGTGAACACCTCCATGGATACCATAACCACCGGCTACACAATGCCATTCAGACGCTTGTGTTCTACCTGACACCATCCGCAAGGAGTCATTCTACACACGTGCTGAATGTAATGCTTCTGTGTATCATTTACCTGCGCGGTATAACGTCGTGGCTGTGTGCAGCCAACATGCTCGGCTACGATAGAGACAATGTAAAGGAGGTTTCAAGGGATGTAGTATTCCAAGTTTTGGGGATCCACAAGACCATTTCAACACTAAACAGAGCGTCTATCCCACTCTACGTTCAAAATTATATCGATACCCTCAATGctg AAATAAACTATACCCTAAAGTCCCTATCGGTATTCACGGAATCGTTGCTCTACTCCAAGTATAATACGAATTTTGACACTTACAGAGTCCTGGAGCATTTGTACAGCGGAAATAAAGGTGCACTTTAA
- a CDS encoding hypothetical protein (encoded by transcript BEWA_039010A): MTVTLTFELSKEEKYLLSGNPAWIYVLTDRSCYVPRYRVFVSYSPISTSYYVRFLYHGKDIGLPKDLLCSNRIFVGIPEDTTLKLVVLVEATIKYRREKNDVILCFVNSAKKFWRTYVYDKCKTCNESWATLIKTLALCPDYKREEVSRGKLHEINPKISSREICRIIRSSRLARQSIWSKMEKLQRGIFARMMIWTTRAKRFITSWFNYFWNRCYSLLFTK, from the coding sequence ATGACTGTAACACTAACTTTTGAGTTGAgcaaggaagaaaagtaTCTTCTTTCTGGAAATCCAGCATGGATATACGTGCTTACTGACCGTAGTTGCTATGTTCCAAGGTATAGGGTGTTCGTAAGTTACTCTCCTATATCCACAAGTTATTACGTGAGGTTCTTGTACCACGGGAAGGACATTGGCCTGCCAAAGGACTTACTTTGTTCCAATCGTATCTTTGTTGGCATCCCAGAAGATACAACTTTAAAGCTCGTTGTTTTAGTCGAGGCAACGATCAAGTATAGAAGGGAGAAGAATGATGTGATACTTTGTTTTGTCAATAGTGCAAAAAAGTTTTGGAGGACATATGTGTATGATAAATGCAAAACTTGTAACGAGAGTTGGGCTACCCTAATAAAGACTTTGGCTCTTTGTCCAGACTATAAAAGGGAAGAAGTATCTAGAGGAAAGCTACATGAGATAAATCCGAAAATCTCCTCTAGGGAAATTTGCCGTATCATAAGATCAAGTAGATTAGCCAGACAAAGCATTTGGAGcaagatggagaaactgCAAAGAGGCATCTTTGCTAGAATGATGATTTGGACTACAAGGGCAAAGAGATTTATCACTTCTTGGTTCAATTACTTTTGGAACCGTTGCTATAGTTTACTTTTTACGAAATGA
- a CDS encoding signal peptide containing protein (encoded by transcript BEWA_039020A) — protein MKVLTVLWTLCLVRFCSAIWCCGKSKTSDDDNGVYGGSAENLRSPPTPVTTIPNTLDLAKPNESKVKVYKDSKNGVEHTTYDPKRGSKITSVVDGDRELWKSSGNEECVLAKFLSKGGNSPLLVLFLANGYVYFEKKADGWTSIKKEDYDKKLNEMRNYASPSATPQASQEAPDSTSESLKHTEQGPTTKSQYIPQLEPES, from the coding sequence ATGAAGGTTCTGActgtactatggacatTATGCCTGGTGAGGTTTTGTAGCGCAATTTGGTGTTGTGGAAAGAGTAAAACCAGCGATGACGATAATGGAGTTTATGGTGGATCTGCGGAAAATCTCAGAAGTCCACCTACACCTGTCACTACTATTCCAAATACTTTAGATCTTGCCAAACCGAATGAATCCAAGGTAAAAGTATACAAAGATAGTAAGAATGGAGTGGAACATACTACATATGATCCGAAACGTGGTTCCAAAATAACATCTGTTGTTGACGGTGATAGGGAACTGTGGAAATCttctggaaatgaagaGTGTGTATTAGCAAAATTTCTATCAAAGGGCGGAAACTCTCCACTACTTGTACTCTTTCTTGCAAATGGTTACGtgtactttgaaaagaaggCTGATGGTTGGACATCCATCAAGAAAGAAGATTATGATAAGAAACTAAATGAAATGAGAAATTATGCATCTCCATCAGCAACTCCTCAAGCTTCTCAGGAAGCTCCTGATTCCACTTCAGAGTCTCTAAAACATACAGAACAGGGCCCTACCACAAAATCACAATATATTCCTCAACTTGAACCTGAGTCTTAA
- a CDS encoding hypothetical protein (encoded by transcript BEWA_039030A), which translates to MAEDGGVIIELKENKSANGGDHTYQASTIGGNNVKITVRKSEEPSGSDFYRYTHTLQNGGGQFILKEVKDDKNSPIVIPKESDKKVTSVSAYYWKHDNGTNPPTKVLLVEVAYSGSDGTKYYKNSEGTQWIETSLDGEDIEKKLDELNCYNNGAVTLDLTKDAYGPNGNLPCCEHHKGSSKVKITPVQVNNHHDHQHVGSDNLTVTKYSITNGKLAAIKLGDSGKKSKRKSIILDGSKFPMDSVESVYALYSNGGTDPILIYVDKNPDTQNSGWYKNDDSNDTWTKADELSDVTPNNFGKLECKQWNRLVKGLHTNSGLQECQEHLKKQEKPQEESDSTNTSHQTQTGNDPSSGDPQQHVASTDNPSNLVVSTQGAIVNEAGGPEEKTATVPDQPAEGGQAAKNDQSADSTPAETTTSTESATEAFTGVGEAGIIGLSSWAIFGSTSATLTGAGGLTGLGWWMFKRSKGDPWVRHRYPRVFKECTILRIDLPQRISPY; encoded by the coding sequence ATGGCAGAGGATGGAGGAGTAATCATCGAACTTAAAGAAAACAAAAGTGCAAATGGTGGAGATCATACGTACCAAGCAAGTACTATCGGTGGTAATAACGTTAAAATTACCGTGAGaaaatctgaagaacctaGTGGATCTGACTTCTACAGGTATACTCATACTCTGCAGAATGGAGGAGGACAATTCATACTAAAGGaagttaaagatgataagaaTAGCCCTATAGTTATACCTAAAGAATCCGATAAAAAGGTAACCTCGGTCTCTGCCTATTATTGGAAGCATGACAATGGTACTAATCCACCTACTAAGGTTCTATTGGTGGAAGTAGCATATAGTGGATCAGATGGAACTAAGTATTATAAGAATAGTGAAGGTACTCAATGGATTGAAACATCCCTAGATGGTGAGGATATCGAAAAGAAACTGGACGAACTTAACTGTTACAACAACGGTGCAGTTACCCTAGATCTTACCAAAGACGCATACGGACCAAATGGAAACCTTCCTTGTTGTGAACATCATAAAGGCAGTAGTAAGGTTAAAATTACTCCTGTACAAGTTAATAATCATCATGATCACCAACATGTGGGCTCGGATAATCTTACAGTCACAAAATACTCCATTACAAATGGAAAATTGGCAGCCATTAAGCTTGGTGATAGTGGGAAAAAGAGTAAAAGGAAGAGCATAATTCTAGATGGATCAAAATTTCCCATGGATAGCGTAGAAAGTGTCTATGCATTATACTCTAATGGCGGTACAGATCCCATCTTGATTTATGTTGACAAAAATCCTGATACTCAAAATTCTGGATGGTATAAGAATGATGATAGTAATGATACATGGACGAAAGCTGATGAACTCAGTGATGTAACACCTAATAATTTCGGTAAACTTGAATGTAAACAATGGAATAGACTTGTAAAGGGACTTCACACTAATAGTGgcttgcaagaatgtcaaGAACATCTTAAAAAACAAGAAAAACCccaagaagaatctgaCTCTACCAATACATCTCATCAAACACAAACTGGTAATGATCCATCTTCTGGAGATCCTCAACAACATGTTGCCTCAACTGATAACCCATCTAACCTAGTTGTTAGTACTCAAGGTGCTATTGTTAATGAGGCTGGAGGTCCTGAAGAAAAAACTGCTACCGTTCCTGATCAACCTGCTGAAGGTGGACAAGCTGCTAAAAATGATCAATCTGCAGACTCTACTCCCGCTGAAactactacttctactgAATCTGCTACTGAAGCTTTTACTGGAGTTGGTGAAGCTGGTATTATTGGTCTAAGCTCATGGGCTATCTTTGGATCTACCTCTGCCACCCTTaccggagctggtggtcttactggacttggttggtggatgtttaaacgttctaaaggagacccttgggttagacacAGATATCCTAGAgtgtttaaagaatgtaccatattgaggATAGACCTTCCACAACGCATTTCTCCATACTGA